GGAAAAAACTTGCTATTGTAGCTGTTCTTAGAGCGGGGTTGGGGATGGTAGATGGGATACTGAGAGTCATACCTAATGCAAAAGTCGGACATATTGGTCTTTATAGAGATCCTGAAACATTGCAACCTGTAGATTATTATTGCAAGTTGCCGGGAGATATTTCAGAAAGAGATATTCTTTTAGTTGACCCCATGCTAGCAACAGGCGGTTCTGCATCTTCAGCTGCAGATCATTTAAAAAAAGAGGGAGCTAAGCGAATAATGCTTTTATCTTTGCTAGCTGCGCCTGAAGGCATTGCTCATTTTCATGAAAAACATCCTGATATTGATATATATGTTGCTGCAATAGACAGTCATTTAAATAAAAATGGATATATTGTGCCTGGCTTGGGAGATGCAGGCGACAGATTATTTGGTACAAAGTAGACGAAGGAAAGCTAAGGTGGTCGAGTGCTCTCTATTTATCTATTTACATTAGTAACTTTTTTGTGGGGACTTATAGCAACCCCGGTATCAATAGGCCTTGCTAAAAAATTTAGATTGCTTGATAAACCTGGCGGAAGAAAACATCATAAATTTCTCATGCCGCGTGGAGCCGGAATTGTCCTCTGGGGAGGCTATCTATTATGGGCTTTATTCGTTGGCAATAGAGGTGTAGAACTTCCATTTATTGCTACAGGAGGCACGTTTGTCTTTATAATTGGATATATGGATGATATGCAGCCACTGCCTCCTTTAATTAGACTATTTTTTCATCTTGCAGCAGCTGCTTGGGTTTCGTATCCTTTGCCAATAGTTGTATGGCAGAGACTTCTAATTGTTATTTGGATAGCGGGTGTAACAAATGCTTATAATTTGATAGATGGTATGGATGGTCTTTGTCTTATGATTTCACTATTAACTTCCATAGCTGCATTTGCAACAGGCAAATTAAACATCTGGTTGCCTATAGCAGGATTGATATTTGGTGTTTTTCTGTGGAATTTCCCTAACCCTAGAACATTTTTGGGAGATGGTGGTAGCACATTTTTGGGATATATTTGTGCATCACATATTGTATGGAGTATATTCCCCAATTTTTTTGGGATTAACTTTATAAAATTAGCTTTTATACTTTTATTCATTGGTGGGATACCTGTAACTGATACTATTGTAGCTATGGCAAGAAGGGTTTTAACAAAAAAATCTCCTTTTGTCGCTGATCGTGGACATACTCATCATAAGCTTCAAGACACAGGTTTTTCTAAGCTGACTACATTGCTGTTAATGGGTTCAGCGCACTTATTAATTATTACTATAGGCTTCAAAATAATATTAAAATATATTTAATTTAGGCACGACAGGTGGGTTTATTTTTGAATAAAAAAACGATAGTGTGTGTTGTTGGTACAAGACCAGAAGCTATAAAAATGGCTCCTGTTGTTTTAGCATTAAGAAAAGAACCTAATTTTAATGTAAAAATATTGGCAACTGGACAACATTCTGAGATGTTGATTCAGGCATTAAAATACTTTAATCTTACAGCTGATTTAAATCTGAATATAATGAAAGATTGTCAAACTTTAGATCATATAACA
This is a stretch of genomic DNA from Synergistaceae bacterium. It encodes these proteins:
- a CDS encoding undecaprenyl/decaprenyl-phosphate alpha-N-acetylglucosaminyl 1-phosphate transferase, giving the protein MLSIYLFTLVTFLWGLIATPVSIGLAKKFRLLDKPGGRKHHKFLMPRGAGIVLWGGYLLWALFVGNRGVELPFIATGGTFVFIIGYMDDMQPLPPLIRLFFHLAAAAWVSYPLPIVVWQRLLIVIWIAGVTNAYNLIDGMDGLCLMISLLTSIAAFATGKLNIWLPIAGLIFGVFLWNFPNPRTFLGDGGSTFLGYICASHIVWSIFPNFFGINFIKLAFILLFIGGIPVTDTIVAMARRVLTKKSPFVADRGHTHHKLQDTGFSKLTTLLLMGSAHLLIITIGFKIILKYI